The Thermoanaerobaculales bacterium genome segment TTCCGGATTGCCTCGCGCCATCGTTGAGGGTTGTTGCGGGGGCAGGAACCGGAACGGGTCGCCGACGGCCGGTCACAGGGTTCAGACGGTGAGTCGGGCGCGGAAGCGGGAGCGGGCGCGGATCCGGCTTCGCCTTCCGGCTCCGTCCTGCGGACTACGCTGTAACGAGTCGGCTACGCCGTGACGAGGGCGGGTGGGCCCTGACCCCTATCCCCCAGATCCTACCCCCTGGCCGGGTGGGGACAGGACCCTCCCCTCACGCACCACCAGCCGGCCGTTCTTGACCACGTGGCGCACCTGGTTGACGCCGTAGTGGTAGACCAGGTGGTGGAAGGTCGGCGCGCCGAGCACGATCAGGTCGGCCCGCTTGCCGACCTCCAGCGAGCCGAGCTCGTGGCCGCGGCCGATCGCGGCGGCGGCGTTGAGGGTGGCAGCGGTCACCGCCTCCTCGACGGTGAGCCCCATCCCCAGGCAGGCCAGGGCCAGGATCATCGGCATCGACTGGGTCGGCGACGATCCCGGGTTGAAGTCGGTGGCGAGGGCCACCGCGCACCCGGCCTCGACCATCGCGCGCGCCGGCGCCCAGCTCGAGCGCAGGAAGAACGAGGTGCCGGGCAGCAGGACCGCCACTGTCTCCGAGGCGGCGATGGCCCGGATCCCCGCCTCGGAGACGTGGACCAGGTGGTCGGCCGACAGCGCCCCGAGTGAGACCGCCAGCTCGGCGCCGCCGAGCTGGCTGAGCTCGTCGGCGTGGAGGTGGATGCGCCAGCCGTAGGCCGGGGCGTCGGCGAGCAGCCGCCGGGTCTGGTCGAGGTCGAACACGCCCCGCTCGCAGAACGCGTCGACCGCCTCGGCAAGCCCGCTCGAGGCGATCGCGGGGTGGATGTCGCCGATCAGCCGCCGGACGTAGCGCTCCGGGTCGTCGCGGTCCTCGGGCGGCACCTCGTGGGCGGCGAGGCAGGTGGGGTGGAGGTCCACCGGGTGGAGCCGGTCGGCGTCGCGGATCACCTCGAGCAGGCGCAGCTCGGTCGGCAGGTCGAGGCCGTAGCCGGACTTCGCCTCGATCGTGGTGGTGCCGTGCTCGAGGAAGGTGTCGAGGCGGGCGAGGGTGGCCGCGAGCAGCCGGTCGTGGCCGGCGGCGCGGGTGGCGCGCACGGTGGCGTTGATGCCGCCGCCCTCCTGCGCGATCTCCATGTAGCTCGCCCCGCGCAGCCGGCGGTTGAACTCATCCTCCCGGGAGCC includes the following:
- the hutI gene encoding imidazolonepropionase, translated to MSLLVRGASQVATPTGQRARRGADLGRLELRPQAVVRCEDGRIAFVGDRAEHDASFPAPDVELDAAGGCVLPGFVDPHTHPAWAGSREDEFNRRLRGASYMEIAQEGGGINATVRATRAAGHDRLLAATLARLDTFLEHGTTTIEAKSGYGLDLPTELRLLEVIRDADRLHPVDLHPTCLAAHEVPPEDRDDPERYVRRLIGDIHPAIASSGLAEAVDAFCERGVFDLDQTRRLLADAPAYGWRIHLHADELSQLGGAELAVSLGALSADHLVHVSEAGIRAIAASETVAVLLPGTSFFLRSSWAPARAMVEAGCAVALATDFNPGSSPTQSMPMILALACLGMGLTVEEAVTAATLNAAAAIGRGHELGSLEVGKRADLIVLGAPTFHHLVYHYGVNQVRHVVKNGRLVVREGRVLSPPGQGVGSGG